Proteins encoded within one genomic window of Aurantiacibacter spongiae:
- a CDS encoding glycosyltransferase: MKTAENRAHTPALSVAMSVYDGERFLAPAIESVLAQSFADFEFLILDDGSGDATPAIIRDFAGRDSRIRPIIRENRGLVASLNELLATASAPLVARMDADDICKPERFARQIAFLESHPDHGVVGSWSEDIDENGGAYSTGGRDHPLDHAAFLDNMRHGGPLLCHPSVMYRRDLVLAAGGYHAAFRHCEDLDLWLRLASLTKLANIPERLIRYRHYMQQVSKRHATEQQIGAAIAYEAFRARDAGRTDPTEHLERLPPIDQLDALFGEAGVSRRVRAAVTRGILHSPVALRDEGFDILLRHIRDGGSHGGMWRTAARLIKLGEPARAARLAAALATSRPAQAPPVPPASRWTANPAG, translated from the coding sequence ATGAAGACCGCGGAAAATCGGGCCCACACGCCCGCGCTGAGCGTGGCGATGAGCGTCTATGACGGCGAACGCTTCCTCGCGCCCGCGATCGAGAGCGTGCTGGCGCAGTCCTTCGCCGATTTCGAATTCCTGATCCTCGACGACGGCTCTGGCGACGCAACACCGGCGATCATCCGCGACTTCGCGGGGCGCGATTCGCGGATTCGGCCGATCATCCGGGAGAATCGCGGGCTCGTGGCCAGTCTCAACGAGCTGCTCGCCACCGCCTCGGCGCCTCTCGTCGCGCGGATGGACGCCGACGACATATGCAAGCCGGAACGCTTCGCCCGCCAGATCGCCTTTCTCGAATCGCATCCCGACCACGGTGTCGTGGGCAGCTGGAGCGAGGACATCGACGAGAACGGCGGCGCGTATTCCACCGGCGGGCGCGATCACCCGCTCGACCATGCCGCCTTCCTCGACAACATGCGTCACGGCGGACCGCTGCTGTGTCACCCCTCGGTGATGTACCGCCGCGACCTGGTGCTGGCAGCGGGCGGCTATCACGCGGCCTTCCGGCATTGCGAGGATCTCGACCTGTGGCTGCGACTGGCGTCGCTGACGAAGCTTGCCAACATTCCCGAGCGGCTGATTCGCTACCGCCACTACATGCAGCAGGTCTCGAAGCGTCATGCCACCGAACAGCAAATTGGCGCGGCCATCGCCTACGAGGCCTTTCGCGCGCGCGATGCCGGACGGACCGACCCGACCGAACATCTCGAACGGCTGCCGCCCATCGATCAGCTCGACGCGCTGTTCGGCGAGGCGGGCGTCTCGCGGCGCGTGCGAGCGGCGGTAACGCGCGGCATCCTTCACTCGCCGGTCGCGCTTCGCGACGAGGGGTTCGACATCCTGCTGCGCCACATCCGCGACGGCGGTTCGCACGGCGGCATGTGGCGCACCGCGGCGCGCCTGATCAAGCTTGGCGAACCGGCGCGGGCCGCGCGCCTCGCAGCCGCGCTCGCGACCTCGCGCCCCGCGCAGGCGCCGCCGGTCCCGCCCGCCTCGCGCTGGACCGCGAACCCGGCGGGCTGA
- a CDS encoding oligosaccharide flippase family protein, translated as MADELSPRSPAAAASRQVEREPAAMGVRAAAVWAIASQYAGFVIQFATSVVISRFFLDPDEVGLFSIALAAALLVAVLQDFGLSRYISGLPRLDRGEVARCSSVAFLFSLVITAIIAALAWPLALAYGLPDLAPLLLIIAGSYLFLPLAVVPLALMARAMRFQYHFAVNVGGAAAHACVALTLAWMGLSSFALAWATLAAGLAKGAIAQALEPSRIFPLRLDGLRPVLGFGGKASALYLTGALGSRTPDLVVGKLVTLTAVGLFSRATSLAEQVRVLIAGAIGSVFYPAFARIRDAGQPLGPAYLRVCAGYTAVVWPGMAGLALAAWPVVMTLYGEDWIGTAPLLSMIALQAALLSALPLVSELPILLGRMNRLLVLNICETLVSIGLLVGGSLLAGAWGAAASRMVYALAFMAIYLRFMHRIVGFPMRSWCTILAKSGAATLAALAPLALTYLLWAGPREIGTITLMLAVIAGVACWLAALFAMRHPALGDLLRMAAPVLARIPVARRMVPVP; from the coding sequence ATGGCCGACGAGCTATCCCCACGGTCCCCGGCGGCGGCGGCGAGCCGGCAGGTCGAACGCGAACCCGCCGCGATGGGCGTACGCGCCGCGGCGGTGTGGGCCATAGCGAGCCAGTATGCCGGTTTCGTCATCCAGTTCGCCACCAGCGTCGTCATCTCGCGCTTCTTCCTCGATCCGGACGAGGTCGGCCTGTTCTCGATCGCGCTCGCCGCCGCCCTTCTGGTTGCGGTGCTTCAGGATTTCGGACTGTCGCGCTACATCTCGGGCCTGCCCCGCCTCGACCGGGGCGAGGTGGCGCGCTGCTCATCGGTCGCCTTCCTGTTCTCGCTGGTCATCACCGCGATCATCGCCGCGCTGGCCTGGCCGCTGGCACTCGCCTACGGCCTGCCCGACCTCGCTCCCCTGCTGCTCATCATCGCCGGCAGTTACCTGTTCCTGCCGCTGGCGGTCGTGCCGCTGGCACTGATGGCGCGGGCGATGCGGTTCCAGTATCATTTCGCGGTCAATGTCGGCGGAGCGGCGGCCCATGCGTGCGTCGCGCTGACGCTCGCGTGGATGGGCCTGTCCTCATTCGCCCTCGCCTGGGCCACCCTGGCGGCGGGGCTGGCCAAGGGCGCGATCGCGCAAGCCCTGGAGCCGTCGCGCATCTTTCCCCTGCGCCTGGACGGGTTGCGACCGGTGCTCGGCTTCGGCGGGAAGGCCAGCGCGCTCTATCTGACCGGCGCACTCGGATCGCGCACGCCCGACCTCGTCGTCGGCAAGCTCGTGACCCTTACGGCGGTAGGATTGTTCAGCCGCGCGACCAGCCTGGCCGAACAGGTGCGCGTGCTGATCGCCGGGGCCATCGGCAGTGTGTTCTACCCGGCATTCGCGCGGATTCGCGATGCGGGCCAGCCGCTCGGACCTGCCTATCTGCGGGTCTGCGCCGGCTATACCGCGGTCGTCTGGCCCGGAATGGCGGGCCTCGCGCTCGCCGCATGGCCGGTGGTCATGACCCTGTATGGCGAGGACTGGATCGGAACCGCGCCGCTGCTCTCCATGATCGCGTTGCAGGCCGCGCTGCTGAGCGCGCTGCCGCTGGTAAGCGAACTGCCCATCCTGCTCGGGCGCATGAACCGCCTGCTGGTGCTGAATATCTGCGAGACGCTGGTATCCATCGGTCTGCTCGTCGGCGGATCGCTGCTGGCGGGCGCATGGGGCGCTGCCGCCTCGCGCATGGTCTATGCGCTGGCCTTCATGGCGATTTACCTGCGCTTCATGCACCGTATCGTCGGCTTTCCCATGCGCAGCTGGTGCACGATCCTTGCCAAGAGCGGCGCGGCGACGCTGGCTGCTCTCGCTCCGCTTGCGCTGACCTACCTGCTGTGGGCCGGGCCGCGGGAGATCGGGACGATCACCCTCATGCTGGCGGTGATCGCGGGCGTCGCGTGCTGGCTGGCGGCCCTGTTCGCAATGCGGCATCCGGCGCTGGGCGATCTGCTGCGCATGGCCGCGCCGGTTCTCGCGCGTATCCCCGTCGCCCGGCGGATGGTGCCCGTGCCGTGA